The following proteins come from a genomic window of Crassostrea angulata isolate pt1a10 chromosome 1, ASM2561291v2, whole genome shotgun sequence:
- the LOC128158428 gene encoding uncharacterized protein LOC128158428: MTLMYHIKTVFAGLEVFNYKVVSNLRDKIPTDLAVFNMRNTSPVRCVQRCALNKNCLSVSLTSNSICQGYSKVYGINSSSLITHTGTRLYAWRITEESSCNVFGYTWNASLSVCYKIHTGSNVYQTAVSQCSSEHPRSRLLLVDSESIYNFLLDLIETHNLGAVYLQGTRTPGSAYVDDEGRPIPFFRWDVGEPEPTGDYLRTDDVSRLQEVSTGVNAYNYICSIYNYF; this comes from the exons ATGACTTTGATGTACCATATAAAGACTGTCTTTGCTGGTTTAGAGGTCTTCAACTATAAAGTTGTATCGAATCTGAGGGATAAAATTCCAACGGACCTagcagtatttaacatgagAAATACCTCACCAGTTCGATGCGTCCAAAGATGTGCTTTAAATAAGAACTGTCTGTCAGTTTCTCTCACGAGTAATTCTATTTGTCAAGGATACTCAAAAGTGTATGGAATAAATTCCTCTTCTTTGATCACTCACACAGGAACAAGATTATATGCTTGGAGAATAACAG AGGAGTCGTCTTGTAACGTATTTGGATATACTTGGAACGCATCTCTATCGGTTTGTTACAAAATTCACACGGGGAGCAACGTTTACCAAACAGCAGTATCACAATGTTCGTCGGAACACCCAAGAAGTAGACTGTTGTTGGTGGATTCAGAGTCAATCTACAACTTTCTTCTTGACCTTATag AGACCCACAACCTTGGAGCTGTCTACCTCCAAGGGACACGCACCCCTGGATCAGCGTACGTTGACGACGAAGGTCGACCAATCCCATTTTTCCGCTGGGATGTGGGAGAACCAGAACCTACAGGGGATTATCTCCGCACAGATGACGTTAGCAGACTGCAGGAAGTCTCTACAGGCGTTAATGCTTATAACTATATATGCAGCATATATAACTATTTTTGA